A single Cryptosporangium minutisporangium DNA region contains:
- a CDS encoding vWA domain-containing protein produces the protein MTVPGRLVEFVQALREHGLQIGPGETIDAAGAVSVLGFSDREQLRHGLAATLLRRSGHEAVFDAIFDLYFPLATGAPEVTRSETPDVEELRAQLADALAGGDDALLAQLAAAAVALLGAYGQVGEGSSPGSGGWSAHQALERLRPQTLIAAVAERMASGEFTDRLARDEARSRVAEFEDRVAAEARRRVAELRGRDRIARYSIPKAADQRDFITANRDQLAALRRTVKPLSRRLATRLAARRRHARRGALDLRRTFRRSLSTGGVAMRPAFRKPRPGRPEIVLLCDVSGSVAGFAQFTLMLVEALHDQFSRVRAFAFVDATAEVTELVADNDADPARLVERILSESGVVRWDGHSNYGRALRDFVTDSLDAVGPRTSVLVLGDARTNGGDPNLPALRQIVDRARRTYWLNPEPRASWGSGDSATEAYRTLVDMYECRNAEQLTGVIARLLPV, from the coding sequence GTGACCGTCCCGGGCCGGCTGGTCGAGTTCGTGCAAGCGTTGCGCGAGCACGGCCTGCAGATCGGGCCGGGCGAGACGATCGACGCGGCCGGTGCGGTCTCGGTGCTCGGCTTCTCCGACCGTGAGCAGCTCCGGCACGGCCTGGCCGCCACGTTGCTGCGGCGTTCCGGCCACGAAGCGGTGTTCGACGCGATCTTCGACCTCTACTTCCCGCTGGCCACCGGCGCGCCGGAGGTCACTCGCTCGGAGACACCGGACGTCGAGGAGCTCCGCGCCCAGCTCGCGGACGCGCTGGCCGGTGGTGACGATGCGTTGCTCGCCCAGTTGGCGGCCGCCGCGGTCGCGCTGCTGGGTGCGTACGGCCAGGTGGGGGAGGGCAGCTCACCGGGCTCCGGCGGGTGGTCCGCGCACCAGGCGTTGGAGCGGCTCCGGCCCCAGACGCTGATCGCCGCGGTGGCCGAACGGATGGCGTCCGGAGAGTTCACCGACCGGCTCGCCCGGGACGAGGCCCGCAGCCGGGTCGCCGAGTTCGAGGATCGGGTCGCCGCCGAGGCCCGGCGCCGGGTCGCCGAGCTGCGCGGCCGCGACCGGATCGCCCGCTACTCGATCCCCAAGGCCGCCGACCAGCGCGACTTCATCACCGCCAACCGCGACCAGCTCGCCGCGCTGCGCCGGACGGTGAAGCCGCTGTCGCGACGCCTGGCCACCCGGCTCGCCGCCCGCCGACGGCACGCCCGCCGGGGTGCGCTGGACCTGCGCCGGACGTTCCGCCGCTCGCTCTCCACCGGTGGCGTCGCGATGCGTCCGGCGTTCCGGAAGCCGCGGCCCGGCCGCCCCGAGATCGTGCTGCTGTGCGACGTCTCGGGATCGGTCGCGGGCTTCGCCCAATTCACGCTGATGCTCGTCGAGGCGCTGCACGACCAGTTCAGCCGGGTCCGTGCGTTCGCGTTCGTGGACGCCACCGCCGAGGTGACCGAACTTGTCGCCGACAACGACGCCGATCCGGCGCGGCTGGTGGAGCGCATCCTGTCCGAGTCGGGCGTCGTCCGCTGGGACGGGCACAGCAACTACGGCCGGGCGCTGCGGGACTTCGTCACCGACTCGCTGGACGCGGTCGGCCCGCGGACGTCGGTCCTGGTCCTCGGCGACGCGCGGACGAACGGCGGCGATCCGAACCTTCCGGCGCTGCGGCAGATCGTCGACCGGGCCCGGCGGACGTACTGGCTGAACCCCGAGCCGCGCGCCTCCTGGGGTAGCGGCGACTCGGCGACCGAGGCGTACCGGACGCTCGTCGACATGTACGAGTGCCGCAACGCCGAGCAGCTCACCGGAGTTATCGCGCGACTTCTTCCGGTTTGA
- a CDS encoding MoxR family ATPase, whose protein sequence is MGFFTSVADVTDRLAAVGYLASKAVATTVFLADRLEKPLLVEGPAGVGKTELSKAVAAAAGARLVRLQCYEGVDESRALYEWNHAKQLLRITAGRDENWEETKADVFSEEFLLPRPLLTAIQGDEPTVLLVDETDKADVEIEGLLLEVLGDFQITVPELGTIVATRSPFVVLTSNATRELSEALRRRCLFLHIDFPDAELEERIVRLKVPGLDEALATSVVRVVTALRSMELRKAPSVAETIDWARTLLALGAETLDEQIVGDSLGVLLKHQADVTHATKRLRLDTVLR, encoded by the coding sequence ATGGGGTTCTTCACATCGGTCGCCGATGTCACCGACCGGCTCGCGGCAGTGGGCTACCTCGCGTCCAAGGCCGTCGCGACGACGGTCTTCCTCGCCGACCGCTTGGAGAAGCCGCTCCTGGTCGAGGGTCCGGCGGGCGTCGGTAAGACCGAGCTCTCCAAGGCCGTCGCCGCTGCCGCCGGCGCACGCCTGGTCCGCTTGCAGTGCTACGAGGGCGTGGACGAGTCGCGCGCGCTCTACGAGTGGAACCACGCCAAGCAGCTGCTGCGCATCACCGCGGGGCGGGACGAGAACTGGGAAGAGACCAAGGCGGACGTCTTCAGCGAGGAGTTCCTGCTCCCGCGCCCGCTGCTGACCGCGATCCAGGGGGACGAGCCGACCGTCCTGCTCGTCGACGAGACCGACAAGGCCGACGTCGAGATCGAAGGCCTGCTGCTGGAGGTGCTCGGCGACTTCCAGATCACCGTGCCCGAGCTCGGCACGATCGTCGCGACCCGCTCGCCGTTCGTCGTCCTCACTTCGAACGCCACCCGTGAGCTGTCCGAGGCGCTGCGGCGCCGTTGCCTGTTTCTCCACATCGACTTCCCCGACGCCGAGCTGGAAGAGCGGATCGTCCGGCTCAAGGTGCCCGGTCTCGACGAGGCCCTGGCGACGAGCGTCGTCCGGGTGGTCACGGCGCTGCGCTCGATGGAGCTGCGCAAGGCACCCTCGGTCGCCGAGACCATCGACTGGGCCCGGACGCTGCTCGCGCTCGGCGCCGAAACGCTGGACGAGCAGATCGTCGGTGACAGCCTCGGCGTCCTGCTCAAGCACCAGGCGGACGTCACCCACGCGACCAAGCGACTGCGCCTGGACACGGTGCTGCGATGA
- the purH gene encoding bifunctional phosphoribosylaminoimidazolecarboxamide formyltransferase/IMP cyclohydrolase: MTQASAEQYDRRPIRRALISVYDKTGIEELAVGLAEAGVEIVSTGSTAGRIAAAGVSVTQVAEVTGFPETLDGRVKTLHPHIHAGLLADLRNPAHVQQLDELNIAPFDLVISNLYPFRETVASGAGHDEVVEQIDIGGPSMVRAAAKNHANVAIVVEPAAYPLVLEAAKSGGFDLATRRQLAARAFAHTAAYDVAVAGWTARELVEETGDYRWPAFAGIALERAEVLRYGENPHQAAALYVDHDAVPGIAQAEQLHGKPMSYNNYVDADAAYRAAYDFTEPTVAIIKHANPCGIASAEEVAEAHRKAHACDPVSAFGGVIAVNRPVSVEMAQQVAEIFTEVVVAPSYADGAVEILSKKPSIRLLTAPERARGGVEFRQVSGGGLVQTVDAVDAPGDELAGWKLVSGEPADAATLADLQFAWRAVRAVKSNAILLAADRATVGVGMGQVNRVDSARLAVSRAGDRAAGSVAASDAFFPFPDGLEVLAEAGIKAIVEPGGSVRDDEVIAAAQKAGVALYFTQTRHFYH; encoded by the coding sequence ATGACGCAGGCGTCCGCAGAGCAGTACGACCGGAGGCCGATCCGTCGCGCGTTGATCAGCGTGTACGACAAGACGGGGATCGAGGAGCTGGCCGTCGGGCTCGCCGAAGCCGGCGTCGAGATCGTCTCCACCGGCTCCACCGCGGGGCGCATCGCGGCCGCGGGCGTCAGCGTCACCCAGGTCGCCGAGGTCACGGGGTTCCCCGAGACGCTCGACGGCCGGGTGAAGACCCTGCACCCGCACATCCACGCGGGCCTCCTCGCCGACCTGCGCAACCCGGCGCACGTCCAGCAGCTGGACGAGCTGAACATCGCGCCGTTCGACCTGGTGATCTCGAACCTCTACCCGTTCCGCGAGACCGTCGCCTCGGGCGCCGGCCACGACGAGGTCGTCGAGCAGATCGACATCGGCGGGCCGTCGATGGTGCGGGCGGCCGCGAAGAACCACGCGAACGTCGCGATCGTCGTCGAGCCGGCGGCGTACCCGCTGGTGCTGGAGGCGGCGAAGAGCGGCGGGTTCGACCTGGCGACCCGTCGGCAGCTGGCCGCGCGGGCGTTCGCCCACACCGCCGCCTACGACGTCGCGGTGGCCGGCTGGACCGCGCGCGAGCTGGTCGAGGAAACCGGCGACTACCGCTGGCCGGCGTTCGCGGGCATCGCGCTGGAGCGCGCCGAGGTGCTCCGGTACGGCGAGAACCCGCACCAGGCCGCCGCGCTCTACGTCGACCACGACGCGGTGCCGGGCATCGCGCAGGCGGAGCAGCTGCACGGCAAGCCGATGTCGTACAACAACTACGTGGACGCCGACGCGGCGTACCGGGCGGCGTACGACTTCACCGAGCCGACGGTGGCGATCATCAAGCACGCCAACCCGTGCGGGATCGCGTCCGCGGAGGAGGTCGCCGAGGCGCACCGCAAGGCCCACGCCTGTGACCCGGTGAGCGCGTTCGGCGGCGTCATCGCAGTGAACCGTCCGGTCAGCGTGGAGATGGCCCAGCAGGTCGCGGAGATCTTCACCGAGGTCGTGGTGGCGCCTTCCTATGCGGACGGTGCGGTCGAGATTCTCTCGAAGAAGCCCTCGATCCGGCTACTGACCGCCCCCGAGCGGGCGCGTGGTGGCGTCGAGTTCCGGCAGGTCTCCGGCGGCGGGCTGGTGCAGACCGTCGACGCGGTGGACGCCCCGGGCGACGAGCTGGCCGGCTGGAAGCTCGTCAGCGGCGAGCCCGCCGACGCGGCGACCCTCGCCGATCTGCAGTTCGCCTGGCGGGCGGTGCGGGCGGTGAAGAGCAACGCGATCCTGCTCGCGGCCGACCGCGCCACGGTGGGCGTCGGCATGGGCCAGGTGAACCGGGTCGACTCGGCGCGGCTCGCGGTGTCGCGCGCCGGTGACCGGGCCGCCGGGTCGGTGGCTGCGTCGGACGCGTTCTTCCCGTTCCCTGACGGACTCGAGGTGCTCGCCGAGGCCGGGATCAAGGCCATCGTCGAGCCGGGTGGCAGCGTCCGCGACGACGAGGTGATCGCCGCAGCCCAGAAGGCGGGCGTGGCCTTGTACTTCACCCAGACCCGCCACTTTTACCACTGA